A window of Streptomyces sp. N50 contains these coding sequences:
- a CDS encoding ABC transporter permease, producing the protein MPLLTASAALLPVNPTLAWVLAVLLAAAVAVAALTKLTPDQGTSRAREIVTAGLRAAVQLVLVSVAIGWVAHSPTGLPVFLALMFTVAVRTAGRRITSDSTWWWTAVPIAAGVVPTVSLLLSTGLVPVTGITMIPVTGILIGGAMTATVLAGRQSLAVLRLRHGEVEAALALGMIDRDARVEIARSAASEALVPGLDQTRTVGLVTLPGAFVGMLLGGADPVTAGAVQLFVLVALMAVQAVAVATTLELIARARITDLPRHEKAPDPRPLRIPWLTPRRRTRPEQPGRTQAP; encoded by the coding sequence ATGCCATTGCTGACAGCCTCGGCCGCCTTGCTCCCGGTCAACCCGACTCTCGCCTGGGTCCTGGCCGTCCTTCTCGCCGCCGCCGTCGCCGTGGCCGCCCTCACCAAGCTGACGCCCGATCAGGGCACCAGCCGGGCCAGGGAGATAGTGACCGCCGGCCTGCGCGCGGCCGTCCAGCTCGTGCTGGTCTCCGTGGCCATCGGCTGGGTCGCCCACTCCCCCACCGGACTGCCCGTGTTCCTGGCGCTGATGTTCACCGTCGCCGTGCGTACGGCCGGCCGCCGCATCACCTCCGACAGCACGTGGTGGTGGACGGCCGTGCCCATCGCAGCCGGCGTCGTACCCACTGTCTCGCTGCTGCTGTCCACCGGCCTCGTGCCGGTGACCGGCATCACGATGATCCCGGTCACCGGCATCCTGATCGGCGGCGCGATGACGGCCACGGTCCTGGCCGGACGGCAGAGTCTGGCAGTGCTGAGGCTGCGTCACGGCGAGGTCGAAGCCGCGCTCGCACTGGGCATGATCGATCGCGACGCCAGGGTGGAGATCGCCCGTTCGGCCGCTTCGGAGGCGCTCGTCCCGGGGCTCGACCAGACCCGAACGGTCGGGCTGGTCACACTGCCCGGCGCGTTCGTCGGCATGCTGCTCGGCGGAGCCGATCCCGTCACCGCAGGCGCGGTGCAGTTGTTCGTTCTCGTCGCTCTGATGGCCGTTCAAGCGGTCGCCGTCGCCACCACCTTGGAGCTGATCGCACGCGCCCGCATCACCGATCTACCGCGCCATGAGAAAGCACCCGACCCACGTCCCTTGCGGATCCCGTGGCTCACTCCTCGGCGACGGACCAGACCCGAGCAGCCGGGCCGGACGCAAGCGCCGTGA